A window of the Arachis duranensis cultivar V14167 chromosome 5, aradu.V14167.gnm2.J7QH, whole genome shotgun sequence genome harbors these coding sequences:
- the LOC107490108 gene encoding uncharacterized protein LOC107490108: MGATPFHRSILEVRLAKHFDKPTDMRYDGTQNPLEHLTAFEARMNLEGVGDEVRCRAFPVTLAGPAIRWFNGLPQGSIYGFSDISRAFLAQLTTRIAKAKHLINLLGITQRPGEPTRKYLDRFNDECLEIDGLTDSVASLCLTNGLLNEDFRKHLTTKPVWTMHEIQTVAKEYINDEEVSQVVAANKRHSSYNQPRQQGNGERQKEQAREGEPSKAFRPFPRIGKFTNYTPLALPIMEVYQQIAENGILPKPRPLKDRTGGNKSLYCDYHKGYGHQTQDCFDLKDALEQAIRDGKLTEFSHLIREPRRRHRDQDEEGKTRSAKRRQEPEDKDHGLTVINVVIAKNTAPRLRSAHKKDAKVLAVSSSLVRSSKKPPSISFDPEDQWFDEAPENPPMVITARVGTGLVNESSSTRGRLEHYVSQRVRRTRVKGRRPIDSPARGHQVRRPLHQAR; encoded by the coding sequence ATGGGCGCCACCCCGTTCCATCGATCCATCCTCGAGGTCCGGTTGGCGAAGCACttcgacaaaccaacggacatgaggtacgatGGAACCCAAAACCCTCTGGAACACCTCACAGCCTTCGAGGCTAGAATGAATCTGGAGGGAGTAGGAGATGAGGTGAGGTGCCGGGCCTTCCCGGTCACCCTGGCAGGGCCTGCGATCCGATGGTTTAACGGCCTCCCACAGGGATCCATCTATGGGTTTTCGGACATCAGCCGTGCCTTCTTAGCTCAACTCACAACACGAATAGCAAAGGCAAAGCACCTGATCAACCTGCTCGGGATAACCCAAAGGCCCGGGGAGCcgaccagaaaatacctggacCGGTTCAACGACGAATGCTTAGAAATTGACGGCCTAACCGACTCGGTGGCCAGCCTCTGTCTGACGAACGGCCTCCTCAACGAGGACTTCCGAAAACACCTCACCACGAAACCGGTTTGGACGATGCACGAGATCCAAACGGTAGCTAAGGAATACATAAATGACGAGGAAGTCAGCCAGGTCGTGGCTGCCAATAAACGACACTCCAGCTACAATCAACCTAGGCAACAAGGTAACGGAGAAAGACAGAAAGAGCAAGCCAGGGAGGGAGAGCCGAGCAAGGCATTCAGACCATTTCCCCGGATCGGAAAATTCACCAACTACACTCCACTCGCTCTTCCCATCATGGAAGTTTATCAGCAAATAGCCGAGAACGGAATCTTGCCAAAACCCCGACCACTCAAGGACCGTACGGGGGGAAACAAGAGCCTCTACTGTGACTACCACAAGGGCTATGGGCACCAAACACAAGACTGCTTTGACCTGAAGGATGCACTAGAGCAAGCGATAAGGGATGGTAAACTAACAGAATTCTCCCATCTTATAAGGGAGCCGAGGAGGCGACATCGCGACCAAGACGAGGAAGGCAAGACCCGGTCGGCAAAGCGGCGACAAGAGCCAGAAGACAAAGACCACGGTCTCACTGTGATAAACGTAGTAATCGCCAAAAACACCGCGCCAAGGTTGAGATCGGCGCACAAGAAAGATGCCAAGGTCCTGGCGGTCTCCTCCTCGCTGGTGCGAAGCTCTAAGAAGCCCCCATCTATCTCCTTTGATCCGGAAGATCAATGGTTCGACGAGGCCCCTGAAAACCCACCCATGGTCATCACGGCCAGAGTGGGAACCGGCCTCGTCAATGAATCCTCGTCGACACGGGGCAGACTCGAACATTATGTTTCGCAACGTGTTCGACGCACTAGGGTTAAGGGACGCCGACCTATCGACTCACCAGCACGGGGTCATCAGGTTAGGCGACCACTTCATCAAGCCAGATAG